The Cryptomeria japonica chromosome 2, Sugi_1.0, whole genome shotgun sequence region TGGGATATGGGTAGATAGGATACCAGCCTGGATCAGGTATGCAACTGTGGATCCTAACAACTTTGGTGCAGCATATGATGGAGTTTATTGGGATCCACCGCCTTCTAAGAGGTGACTTTTTTTTGACAATATGCTATATTTTCTAGCTTTGAAGTTCACATTTCTAATTCAAACATCACTCTTTGCAACTGTCATCTGATGTTTTTAATGACATCTGCCAAGGTATGAGTTCAAATATCCTCAAACACCAAGGCCTGAGGCTCCGCGTATATATGAGGCTCATGTAGGAATGAGTGGTCCAGAACCACGTGTGGCATCATATTTGGAATTTGCAGAAAATGTACTCCCTCGCATAAAAGCAAACAACTATAACACAATTCAGTTGATGGCTGTAATGGAACACTCGTACTATGGATCATTTGGATATCATGTCACAAATTGTTTTGCTGCAAGTAGTAGATCAGGAACACCAGAGGACCTGAAATTTTTGATTGATAAAGCACACAGTTTAGGTTTACATGTCTTAATGGACATGGTTCACAGTCATGCTAGTAATAATGTTACAGATGGTCTGAATGGTTATGATCTTGGTCAAAGAGCAGAAGAATCTTATTTTCATACAGGAGAGAGGGGATATCATAAGTTGTGGGATAGTCGGCTATTTAATTATGGAAATTGGGAAGTTAAACGATTTTTACTTTCTAATTTACGCTGGTggcttgatgaatttcattttgatggTTTCCGTTTTGATGGAGTGACTTCGATGTTATACCACCATCATGGCATCAACATAGGATTTACAGGCAATTATAATGAGTACTTTAGTGAGGCAACTGATTTGGATGCTGTAGTCTATCTAATGCTGGCTAATACACTAATCCATAATATCCAGCCTAACGCAACAGTTATTGCAGAAGATGTTTCGGGTATGCCAACTTTAGGTCTGCCTGTTTCTGAAGGTGGAGCAGGATTTGATTACCGCCTAGCAATGGCCATTCCAGACAAGTGGATTGAGTATTTAAAGCATAAGCCAGATGAACAGTGGTCCATGAAGGAAATTGTTTCTACGCTAACAAATAGGAGATATACTGAGAAATGCGTTGCATATGCAGAAAGTCATGATCAGGTATTTTTCCTTATCTAGACAGTTTTCACTACACCAGACACATTTGTGAGTTTATGAGATTGTATAAGATATTGACAGTGAAATATTATGGGTAAGTAATACAAGCTTCATATTTAGGTCGAGAAGACTTAGAAATGGGCAGATTATTGGACTGTCTCCTTCATGTTTTAGTAGTTCTACTTTTTTTTTCGCTCTTGTAACTCTAAAATCTGTTTAATATTCATCAGAATTTATATTAATCTTTGTTGATTTTGATTCTgtagataatatttatttattttccttaaGCAACATATTCTATTAACACAGTGCTACATATTTGTCTGTGATTGCAAAGTCAATTGTTGGCGATAGGACTATTGCATTTTTATTGATGGACAAGGAAATGTACTTTGCTATGTCATGTTTGCAATCACTTTCCCCTGTTGTTGACCGTGGGATTGCGCTACATAAGGTTTGTAATGTTATCCTATGGCATGGTGAAATGTGGCTCATTTTACATCAAAAGCCTTATTTGGTGACATGGTTGAGTTTCCATATAGAGGTTATATTCTTTGCttgatttactttttacagaacaTCTATATAGAATATTTTCACCTTTGGATTGCATATAATAAACTGATTATAACTGTAGTTATATAGAAAAAAATAGAGAAGCTACTGTCATGATATACAATTTCATGTTCAAGAATATTTTGTTCATGTGTTGATTTAT contains the following coding sequences:
- the LOC131031610 gene encoding 1,4-alpha-glucan-branching enzyme 1, chloroplastic/amyloplastic isoform X3, whose product is MKKTIEEELRNLGVLNVDPSLASHKAHLQYRYKNYLQQKQAIEKHEGSLEEFSQGYLKYGFNREGNDIVYREWAPAAREAQLTGDFNGWNGSEYPMERDQFGVWSIYIPDKDGQPAIPHGSRVKFRMKTSDGIWVDRIPAWIRYATVDPNNFGAAYDGVYWDPPPSKRYEFKYPQTPRPEAPRIYEAHVGMSGPEPRVASYLEFAENVLPRIKANNYNTIQLMAVMEHSYYGSFGYHVTNCFAASSRSGTPEDLKFLIDKAHSLGLHVLMDMVHSHASNNVTDGLNGYDLGQRAEESYFHTGERGYHKLWDSRLFNYGNWEVKRFLLSNLRWWLDEFHFDGFRFDGVTSMLYHHHGINIGFTGNYNEYFSEATDLDAVVYLMLANTLIHNIQPNATVIAEDVSGMPTLGLPVSEGGAGFDYRLAMAIPDKWIEYLKHKPDEQWSMKEIVSTLTNRRYTEKCVAYAESHDQSIVGDRTIAFLLMDKEMYFAMSCLQSLSPVVDRGIALHKMIHFITMSLGGEGYLNFMGNEFGHPEWIDFPRKDNGWSYDKCRRQWNLVDTDHLRYKFMNNFDKAMNELDENFHFLASSKQIVSSANEQDKVVVFERGELVFVFNFHPKKTYSGYKIGCDSPGKYRVALDSDALEFGGYGRVSHDVDHFTSPEGIPGRPETNFNNRPNSLKIFSPPRTCLVYYRVPEIAVPEITVDTDDSNLVDKSVLL